In one window of Candidatus Scalindua sp. DNA:
- a CDS encoding Trm112 family protein, with amino-acid sequence MIDKKLLEILACPLCKTDVKLEEDKLICTNCGRRYPIRDDIPIMLIDEAELPENGK; translated from the coding sequence ATGATTGATAAAAAACTGTTGGAAATACTTGCCTGCCCGCTTTGTAAAACTGATGTGAAGCTTGAAGAGGACAAGTTGATTTGTACAAATTGTGGAAGAAGATATCCTATCAGGGATGATATTCCCATAATGTTAATTGATGAGGCTGAGTTACCAGAAAACGGGAAATAA
- a CDS encoding segregation/condensation protein A, translating into MQTDYKITLESYNGPLDLLLYLIRKEEVDIYDIPIARVTEQYVTYLGNLQKVDIGLAGDFLVMASTLMYIKSQMLLPHSVMDTSEEFEDPRLELVNQLLEYKRFKEATSRMAELSEEKSKRYSRPKDCIIRKEEEDVQLDLGDIDIWKLSQLFSNFMRQTLNDVSTTIVSTDIPVKVYMDTVIQKLTHARSVSFRDLFFGTRNKKDIIGFFLALLELVRLSRIKLEQFEDFDEIRVVSNINEEGC; encoded by the coding sequence ATGCAAACAGATTATAAAATTACACTTGAGAGTTATAACGGCCCTCTAGATCTTCTTCTGTATCTGATTCGTAAAGAGGAGGTCGATATTTACGATATTCCCATTGCACGGGTTACCGAACAGTATGTGACGTATCTTGGGAATTTACAAAAAGTGGATATCGGGCTGGCTGGGGATTTTTTAGTGATGGCTTCAACACTCATGTACATAAAATCTCAAATGCTTCTTCCTCACTCGGTAATGGATACAAGTGAAGAATTTGAGGATCCCCGGCTGGAGTTGGTTAATCAACTCCTGGAATACAAAAGATTTAAGGAAGCGACTTCCAGGATGGCTGAGTTGTCGGAAGAGAAGAGCAAAAGGTATTCGAGGCCAAAGGATTGCATAATACGTAAAGAGGAAGAAGATGTGCAATTGGATCTTGGTGATATCGATATATGGAAACTGTCACAGCTTTTTTCGAATTTTATGAGACAGACCCTGAACGATGTGTCTACCACGATCGTCTCTACCGATATACCTGTCAAAGTGTACATGGACACAGTCATACAGAAGCTGACCCATGCACGATCTGTTTCGTTCAGGGATCTCTTCTTTGGCACAAGGAACAAAAAAGATATAATTGGCTTTTTTCTTGCGTTGCTTGAATTGGTTCGCTTAAGTAGAATTAAGCTTGAACAGTTTGAGGATTTTGATGAAATTCGAGTAGTATCGAACATTAATGAGGAGGGCTGCTGA
- a CDS encoding site-2 protease family protein, with the protein MDFDIKNFLVFAIAILYALTIHEFFHAWAANRLGDPTARMQGRLTLNPLAHLDPLGTICFIFAHFGWGKPVPINSSYFKNPRRDDVIASAAGPVANFVSAFIFGLLFQILYRFAPDTSFVLIKDFSNLLLKLIQINLVLAVFNFIPLYPLDGSHILKGFLPRAMLPKYEEVCKYGPFILLGLILLGNFANIPILYYIIWPPTIFFLKMFSGL; encoded by the coding sequence ATGGATTTTGACATAAAAAATTTCCTGGTTTTTGCTATTGCGATACTCTATGCATTAACCATACATGAGTTTTTTCACGCATGGGCTGCAAACCGTTTAGGTGATCCAACAGCCAGGATGCAGGGTCGCCTGACGCTCAATCCGCTTGCGCATCTTGATCCTCTTGGGACGATCTGTTTCATTTTCGCGCACTTTGGATGGGGGAAACCGGTACCCATAAACTCAAGCTATTTCAAAAACCCGAGACGTGATGATGTGATTGCTTCTGCAGCAGGCCCTGTTGCTAATTTTGTTTCAGCATTTATCTTTGGTTTGCTGTTCCAGATACTCTACAGGTTTGCACCTGACACGAGTTTTGTTCTCATAAAGGACTTCAGCAACTTATTACTGAAGTTAATTCAAATTAACCTCGTATTGGCCGTTTTTAATTTTATTCCTCTCTATCCTTTGGATGGTTCGCACATTTTAAAGGGGTTTTTACCCCGCGCGATGCTTCCTAAATATGAAGAGGTGTGTAAGTATGGTCCGTTTATTCTTCTGGGATTAATCTTACTCGGGAATTTTGCAAATATACCAATACTATACTACATTATATGGCCGCCAACCATTTTCTTTTTAAAGATGTTTTCAGGTCTGTAA